A region of Paenibacillus thiaminolyticus DNA encodes the following proteins:
- the ftsA gene encoding cell division protein FtsA encodes MSSNDIIVSLDIGTSKVRAIIGEINNGTLQIIGVGSADSEGIRKGAIVDIDQTVQSIRNAVEHAERMVGIEITEVYVGISGNHIGLQSSHGVVAVSNEDREIGEEDIDRVLKAAEVIALPPEREIIDVVAKQYVVDGLEDIHDPRGMIGVRLEADATIITGAKTAIHNLTRCVERAGLHVKELVLMSLAGGHLALSKDEKLMGSVLVDVGAGATTIAVFRDGTLAATSTLPIGGDFVTNDIAYGLRTMSDQAEKVKLKFGCAWVDDALEDQVFKVVRIGSNVEKEFDQVFLANIIEPRVQEIFHLVKNEVKRLGFTELPGGYILSGGTVSMAGVLNAAQAELQTSVRIAVPDYIGVRDPGFVSGVGVLHHVMRSVRPRSAGGTKKAAARKPAPAESSNKPGFIERLKNMFSEFI; translated from the coding sequence TTGAGCAGCAATGACATCATTGTGAGTTTGGACATCGGTACATCCAAAGTGCGTGCTATCATTGGAGAAATTAACAACGGAACGCTGCAAATCATCGGCGTTGGATCTGCTGATTCAGAAGGTATTCGCAAAGGTGCGATTGTAGATATTGATCAGACTGTGCAATCCATTCGTAATGCTGTGGAGCATGCGGAACGCATGGTCGGTATAGAGATTACGGAAGTGTACGTTGGCATATCGGGCAATCATATCGGACTCCAGTCCAGTCATGGCGTCGTCGCGGTCTCGAACGAGGATAGAGAGATTGGTGAAGAAGACATCGACCGGGTCCTGAAGGCGGCCGAAGTCATTGCGCTCCCGCCGGAGCGGGAGATTATCGACGTCGTTGCGAAGCAATATGTGGTTGACGGTCTGGAGGACATCCATGATCCGCGCGGCATGATCGGAGTCCGCCTCGAGGCGGATGCGACGATTATTACAGGGGCGAAGACCGCGATACATAATTTGACCCGATGCGTCGAGAGAGCGGGGCTGCATGTCAAGGAACTGGTCCTGATGTCTCTGGCCGGCGGACATCTGGCACTGTCCAAAGATGAGAAGCTTATGGGTTCGGTATTGGTCGATGTAGGTGCCGGCGCCACGACGATTGCCGTGTTCCGCGACGGGACGCTAGCAGCTACTTCGACCTTGCCCATCGGGGGCGACTTCGTCACGAACGACATCGCTTACGGCTTGCGGACGATGTCCGATCAGGCGGAGAAGGTCAAGCTCAAGTTCGGCTGCGCCTGGGTGGACGATGCGTTGGAGGACCAAGTGTTCAAAGTCGTCCGCATCGGCAGCAACGTGGAGAAGGAGTTCGATCAAGTATTCCTCGCGAATATCATTGAACCTCGCGTTCAAGAGATTTTTCACCTTGTGAAGAATGAAGTGAAGCGTCTAGGTTTCACAGAGCTTCCTGGCGGGTACATTCTTTCGGGAGGTACCGTCTCTATGGCTGGTGTGTTGAATGCCGCACAGGCAGAGCTGCAGACATCGGTTCGGATTGCGGTACCTGATTATATTGGAGTGCGCGATCCAGGATTCGTAAGTGGTGTTGGGGTATTGCATCATGTCATGCGCTCCGTCCGACCACGCAGTGCAGGTGGCACCAAGAAAGCAGCCGCACGAAAGCCGGCTCCGGCAGAATCATCGAACAAGCCTGGTTTTATCGAACGGTTAAAAAATATGTTTAGCGAATTTATTTAA
- the ftsZ gene encoding cell division protein FtsZ encodes MLEFEFEMEALAQIKVIGVGGGGSNAVNRMIDNGVKGVEFITVNTDAQALHFAKSEHKLQIGDKLTRGLGAGANPEVGKKAAEESRELIMNTLKGADMVFVTAGMGGGTGTGAAPVIAEIAKECGALTVGVVTRPFTFEGRKRLTQAEMGIEALKEKVDTLIVIPNDRLLEIVDKKTPMLEAFRAADNVLRQAVQGISDLIAVPGLINLDFADVKTIMTERGSALMGIGIANGESRAAEAARKAIMSPLLETSIDGARGVIMNITGGANLSLYEVNEAAEIVTAASDPEVNMIFGAIIDENMNDDIKVTVIATGFEHKPAPMIPGRRPATSETSGESRAQSPLRPFGNTQSGGDQLDIPTFLRNRPRNNNNE; translated from the coding sequence ATGTTGGAATTTGAATTCGAGATGGAAGCATTAGCCCAGATTAAGGTCATCGGTGTCGGCGGCGGCGGAAGCAATGCTGTCAACCGCATGATCGATAACGGTGTCAAGGGCGTTGAATTTATTACGGTAAATACGGATGCGCAGGCGCTTCACTTCGCGAAATCCGAGCACAAGCTGCAGATCGGCGACAAGCTGACGCGCGGCCTCGGGGCAGGCGCGAATCCCGAAGTGGGGAAGAAGGCGGCCGAAGAGTCCCGTGAACTGATTATGAACACCCTTAAGGGGGCTGACATGGTATTTGTCACCGCCGGCATGGGTGGAGGAACGGGAACCGGTGCGGCTCCAGTCATCGCCGAGATCGCGAAGGAATGCGGGGCACTGACGGTAGGGGTCGTTACGAGGCCATTTACGTTCGAAGGCCGCAAGCGTCTGACGCAGGCGGAGATGGGCATTGAAGCCTTGAAGGAGAAGGTGGATACGCTTATCGTCATCCCGAATGATCGCCTCTTGGAAATTGTGGACAAGAAGACGCCGATGCTGGAAGCGTTCCGGGCGGCAGACAACGTGCTGCGGCAGGCAGTTCAAGGCATTTCCGACTTGATTGCCGTGCCAGGGCTGATCAACCTCGACTTCGCGGACGTGAAGACGATTATGACCGAACGGGGTTCGGCCTTGATGGGAATCGGCATTGCCAACGGGGAGAGCCGGGCGGCGGAGGCTGCGCGCAAGGCGATTATGAGCCCACTGCTCGAGACGTCGATCGATGGCGCACGCGGTGTCATCATGAACATTACGGGCGGAGCGAATTTGTCGCTCTACGAGGTCAATGAAGCGGCCGAGATTGTGACCGCGGCCTCGGATCCGGAAGTAAATATGATCTTCGGTGCAATTATCGATGAGAACATGAATGATGACATTAAGGTGACTGTCATTGCGACAGGATTCGAGCATAAGCCGGCTCCGATGATTCCAGGGCGCCGCCCTGCGACCAGCGAGACGAGCGGAGAATCCCGCGCTCAATCGCCGCTTCGTCCGTTCGGCAATACGCAATCCGGCGGAGATCAGCTGGACATCCCAACGTTCCTGCGGAACCGTCCGCGCAACAACAATAACGAATGA
- the spoIIGA gene encoding sigma-E processing peptidase SpoIIGA: MTVIYADLVFGLNLALDWTLLTMTAWMRGLSYSRWKVAAGAGLGTLYALVLFIPAFPLLYTYAGKILISIFMLLIAFGFRNPGYFFKNIAVFYFSAFVLAGGAIGIQYMLQDARLWSLAHRTSEWLSANGNRMQAGMGLVIAALPASYGLFRLVWKWSKRQQQVARQLVTVDIRIGDIRRQVSGLVDTGNHLNDPLSGAPVMVTEARIWEGWLPADWLQQLGTSQSLDMLESVSGVIDVSKLRLLPYRGVNQGMQWMIGFKPDEIRITTETGTLLCDRAIIGLDGGVLSRDGAFQAIVHPDMLENGQQMPSEPVPTAHRAS; this comes from the coding sequence GTGACCGTCATCTATGCCGATCTCGTATTCGGGCTGAATCTAGCACTGGATTGGACGCTGCTGACGATGACTGCCTGGATGCGCGGACTCTCATATTCCCGCTGGAAAGTAGCGGCCGGAGCGGGACTTGGAACGCTCTATGCCCTGGTGTTGTTTATTCCGGCTTTTCCGCTGCTGTACACCTATGCGGGAAAGATACTGATATCCATATTTATGCTGCTCATTGCATTTGGATTTCGCAATCCCGGATATTTTTTTAAAAATATCGCCGTTTTTTACTTCTCGGCCTTCGTGCTCGCCGGCGGCGCCATCGGTATTCAGTATATGCTGCAGGATGCCAGGCTATGGTCGCTTGCTCATCGCACCTCGGAATGGCTCTCCGCTAACGGCAACCGGATGCAGGCGGGCATGGGGCTGGTCATTGCGGCGCTCCCCGCCTCGTACGGGCTGTTCCGCCTCGTCTGGAAATGGAGCAAGCGGCAGCAGCAAGTGGCGCGGCAGTTGGTTACGGTGGATATTCGCATCGGTGACATACGCCGCCAAGTAAGCGGATTGGTCGATACGGGCAATCATCTGAATGATCCGTTGAGCGGAGCGCCGGTGATGGTGACGGAAGCCCGGATATGGGAGGGCTGGCTGCCAGCGGACTGGCTGCAGCAGCTTGGCACCTCACAATCGCTCGACATGCTGGAATCGGTTAGCGGCGTCATCGATGTATCGAAGCTCCGGCTGCTGCCCTATCGCGGCGTCAATCAAGGTATGCAATGGATGATTGGCTTCAAACCGGATGAGATACGGATTACGACAGAGACGGGGACGCTGCTCTGCGATCGGGCGATTATCGGGCTCGACGGGGGCGTTCTGTCACGGGACGGCGCCTTCCAGGCGATTGTCCATCCGGATATGCTGGAGAACGGCCAGCAGATGCCGTCCGAGCCGGTTCCGACGGCCCATCGGGCATCTTGA